The DNA segment ACCAGACGCACCTGGCCTGGCTGCAGGAGTTCGAGAGCGCCGAGGTTGCCGACGAGCTGCGCGCCATCGTGGTCCCCGCCAACGAGCAGAACCTCGACCGGCTGGAAGCGCTGCTCGCCGGCCGGCCGGCTGCATCCGCCGAGTGAGTGTGGGCTCGCTCCCTGACCAGTCGGCTGCGCGGCTTGCCGTTCTGTGCCGCCATTGGAGGGCAAACCCCTAATTCGGTGGCGAATCGCCAAGTAACTCTTGCCAATCTGCGTCCCAATCGCTAGAATAACCCCCAATGGGAACGCAAGACGGCAAGCCTCAGCGACCGCGGGATTTCTTCGCCAGCCACCCGGTCTTCACCCACGCGGAGTTCATCCGGGCGCACACCGGGACCGGCAGGAGCCAGCACACCAGCAACTCCCTGCTGGCCGAGCGCATCGCGACGGGCAGCCTGCTTCGGATCAAGCGCGGGGTGTACGCAACGGTGCCGGTCGGGACCGACGCTGCCAACTACCAGCCACCGCCTCCCCTGGTGGCCACGAAGCTGGCCGACGACGCGGTCGTGGCCTACCACTCTGCCCTCGAGTTTCACGGCCGCGCCTACTCGCTGTGGACTCGCGAGCAGTACCTGACCGCAGGCAGGCTGGCGCCCCTCCGCTTCCGTGGCGTCGAGTACATCGCCGTGCAGGCACCGCGAGCCGTTCGCGATCTTGCCGACTTCGGCGGGGGAATCGAGGTGCGACCCTACGCCGAAGGCGCCGTGCGGGTGACCACCCTGGAGCGAACCTTGGTGGATCTGCTCCACGCGCCGGGGCAGGGCGGCGGTTGGGAAGAGATCTGGCGCAGCCTGGCAATGGCGGACTACTTCGAGCTCGATGCCGTCCTGGACCATGCCTTGCTCATGGGTTCGGCGCTGACCGTCGCTCGCATCGGCTTCTTCCTGGAGCAGCACCGCGAAAGCCTGATGGTGCCCGACGCCTTCCTGGCTCGCCTCGCCGCGCATGCACCTCCCCAACCCTTGTACCTGGATCGCCAGCGGAAGTCGGGCCGGCTGATCAAGCCGTGGAACCTGATCGTTCCCAAGACGGTGCTGGAGCAAGCGTGGGAGGAAC comes from the bacterium genome and includes:
- a CDS encoding transcriptional regulator, with translation MGTQDGKPQRPRDFFASHPVFTHAEFIRAHTGTGRSQHTSNSLLAERIATGSLLRIKRGVYATVPVGTDAANYQPPPPLVATKLADDAVVAYHSALEFHGRAYSLWTREQYLTAGRLAPLRFRGVEYIAVQAPRAVRDLADFGGGIEVRPYAEGAVRVTTLERTLVDLLHAPGQGGGWEEIWRSLAMADYFELDAVLDHALLMGSALTVARIGFFLEQHRESLMVPDAFLARLAAHAPPQPLYLDRQRKSGRLIKPWNLIVPKTVLEQAWEEPHEDRA